Proteins from a single region of Murdochiella vaginalis:
- a CDS encoding chorismate mutase: MATSKKSTKSSEQKSNAALASSSSDTLESLRRQIDAIDRQMARLFEERMRLSRTIGAWKKATGKPVRDEKREAEMLASHRQWIKDVSLRESYGTFLQGILQLSRDTQHHDLLEQRDHEEGDCP; encoded by the coding sequence ATGGCGACGAGCAAAAAGAGCACAAAGTCGAGCGAACAGAAATCGAACGCTGCGCTGGCGTCATCTTCCTCGGATACGCTGGAATCACTGCGTCGTCAAATCGATGCGATCGATCGGCAAATGGCCCGTCTTTTTGAAGAACGTATGCGGCTCTCACGGACCATCGGCGCGTGGAAAAAGGCGACGGGCAAACCCGTCCGCGACGAAAAACGGGAAGCGGAAATGTTGGCATCCCACCGTCAATGGATAAAAGATGTCTCGTTACGCGAAAGCTATGGCACATTTCTACAGGGTATTCTTCAACTGTCCCGTGATACACAACACCATGATCTTCTCGAACAGCGTGATCATGAGGAAGGAGATTGCCCATGA
- a CDS encoding SLC13 family permease — protein MLLFHFLPPFSGMSESAMTVLGLFIGVLLLWLFVAIDWPSLVLLAGLMTVPEWKTADVFAASFGSPTVLCLLFTFVLTHALAETGVLRRIAVAFITCRPARRGPWHFVALYFAGILFLGSFISPTVLFFLYLPMLEEMYAVLGLKKGDPAAALLMMGTVIMTGISSGMTPIAHVFPLIAMNAYEVYAGVPVSVGRYLLLAVPVGLVTAAGMLLLFRLLLHPDPNAFHPDRAERLKERLFQEKNAEEVSTVDSLDERALTSQYTDGQMHRARKVVGVFLFVLFLWIAPDLLVRLIPLQGVQQLFSTLHRLGPAFPPLIGCVMLALFSDDGKPLLYLDKAFREGIAWPAILMCAGTGALGWALTQPTIGWSDWLAAHLSSLASSFSPALLFFFFALWASLQTNLSSNMVTATVVSAAAIGALPQLLGISGELLLSMIGMLSAYAFATPPAMPCVAIAGSSGWTTTRQMMRYGFLAMLIGVVVASAWACCLNALFLG, from the coding sequence ATGCTCTTATTTCATTTTCTTCCTCCGTTTTCGGGCATGTCCGAAAGCGCGATGACAGTGTTGGGGCTTTTTATCGGCGTTCTGCTGCTCTGGCTCTTTGTGGCCATCGACTGGCCATCTCTGGTTCTCCTTGCCGGCCTCATGACCGTGCCGGAATGGAAGACGGCGGATGTTTTTGCCGCCTCGTTCGGCAGTCCGACCGTTCTCTGTTTGCTCTTTACCTTTGTCTTGACGCACGCGCTGGCGGAAACCGGCGTTCTTCGTCGCATTGCCGTGGCGTTTATTACCTGTCGGCCGGCAAGGCGAGGGCCGTGGCATTTTGTAGCGCTCTACTTTGCAGGCATTCTCTTTCTCGGCTCTTTCATCTCTCCGACCGTGCTTTTCTTCTTATACCTGCCTATGTTGGAAGAAATGTATGCCGTATTGGGCTTAAAAAAGGGCGATCCCGCGGCAGCCCTGCTCATGATGGGCACCGTGATCATGACGGGCATTTCTTCCGGCATGACGCCGATTGCCCATGTGTTTCCGCTCATTGCCATGAATGCCTATGAAGTGTATGCCGGCGTGCCCGTCAGCGTGGGACGCTACCTTCTGCTTGCCGTTCCCGTCGGATTGGTGACGGCAGCCGGTATGCTTCTGCTCTTTCGTCTTCTATTGCACCCGGATCCAAACGCCTTTCATCCGGATCGGGCGGAACGCTTGAAGGAACGCCTTTTCCAAGAGAAAAATGCGGAGGAGGTTTCTACGGTTGATTCTTTGGACGAGCGTGCTTTGACATCGCAGTATACCGATGGCCAAATGCATCGTGCGCGTAAAGTTGTCGGCGTCTTTCTCTTTGTGCTCTTTTTGTGGATTGCGCCCGATCTCCTTGTTCGCCTGATCCCGCTCCAAGGCGTGCAGCAACTTTTTTCTACGTTGCATCGTCTCGGTCCTGCCTTTCCGCCGCTGATCGGGTGCGTGATGCTCGCGCTTTTCTCCGACGACGGCAAGCCTTTACTATACTTGGACAAAGCATTCCGGGAGGGCATCGCCTGGCCGGCGATTCTTATGTGTGCCGGAACGGGCGCATTGGGTTGGGCCCTGACACAGCCCACCATCGGGTGGAGCGATTGGCTTGCAGCCCATTTGTCGTCTCTTGCTTCTTCCTTTTCTCCCGCATTGCTCTTTTTCTTTTTCGCTCTCTGGGCCTCTTTGCAGACCAATCTTTCTTCCAACATGGTGACCGCAACCGTCGTCAGCGCTGCTGCGATCGGTGCGTTGCCTCAACTGTTAGGCATCTCCGGGGAATTGCTGCTTTCTATGATCGGGATGCTCAGCGCCTACGCCTTCGCCACTCCTCCCGCCATGCCCTGTGTCGCTATTGCGGGATCCAGCGGATGGACCACGACGCGTCAGATGATGCGCTATGGATTTTTGGCAATGCTTATAGGTGTTGTGGTCGCAAGCGCATGGGCCTGCTGCTTGAATGCGCTCTTTCTCGGTTAG
- a CDS encoding methionine ABC transporter ATP-binding protein, producing the protein MIRVEHVSKEFSADNGVLHAVRDVSFEVGEGEIFGIIGLSGAGKSTLVRLLNRLEEPTSGHIAIDDVEVTKLNAQELLQARKEIGMIFQSFNLFRQKSIRKNIAYPMQIAGWSKEKTKARTDELLQFIGLADRANAYPSELSGGQQQRVAIARAMALQPKILLSDEGTSALDPKNTASILELLRDLAQTYKTTIVMITHQMEVAKEICDRIAVMADGEIVEMGTTRDLFFQPKHSVTKSFISKLQDADEFGFLRNREFAGDVVKLTYRKETIQHSLIADVLKQFPVGISILSANIDTFRQGEIGYTIIELTGQEADRMCALDAFRKQVDVEVMK; encoded by the coding sequence ATGATTCGCGTAGAACACGTCAGTAAAGAATTTAGCGCTGACAACGGCGTATTGCATGCCGTTCGCGATGTTTCCTTTGAAGTAGGCGAAGGCGAAATTTTCGGCATCATCGGATTGAGCGGCGCCGGAAAATCTACATTGGTTCGACTATTGAATCGTTTGGAAGAACCGACATCCGGACACATTGCCATCGACGATGTGGAGGTAACCAAGTTAAATGCGCAGGAGCTGTTGCAGGCGCGAAAAGAGATCGGAATGATTTTTCAGTCATTCAATCTTTTCCGACAGAAAAGCATACGCAAGAACATCGCCTATCCCATGCAGATTGCAGGATGGAGCAAAGAGAAGACGAAGGCCAGAACGGACGAGCTGCTGCAGTTTATCGGCCTTGCCGATCGCGCAAACGCCTATCCGTCGGAGCTCTCCGGAGGGCAGCAACAGCGCGTGGCGATTGCCCGAGCGATGGCGCTGCAACCCAAGATCCTGCTTTCCGATGAAGGAACGTCCGCACTGGATCCGAAAAATACGGCATCCATTCTGGAGCTTTTGCGTGACTTGGCGCAGACCTACAAAACGACCATCGTCATGATTACGCATCAAATGGAAGTGGCAAAGGAAATTTGTGATCGTATCGCAGTTATGGCGGATGGAGAAATCGTCGAGATGGGCACCACACGGGATCTCTTCTTTCAACCGAAGCATTCGGTGACCAAGTCCTTCATTTCCAAATTGCAAGATGCCGACGAATTCGGCTTTTTGCGCAATCGAGAGTTTGCAGGGGACGTGGTGAAGCTCACATACCGGAAGGAAACCATTCAGCATTCGCTGATTGCCGATGTGTTGAAACAGTTTCCGGTCGGCATCTCTATTCTGTCGGCGAACATTGATACGTTCCGTCAGGGCGAGATCGGCTATACGATCATTGAATTGACGGGACAGGAGGCGGATCGAATGTGCGCCTTAGATGCCTTTCGAAAACAAGTGGATGTGGAGGTGATGAAATGA
- a CDS encoding methionine ABC transporter permease, with protein sequence MITEILTQATLETFYMVFFGAAFAFIIGTPIGILLYLTQEGGLSEKPVLYRVVDVIVNIARSIPYVILMILLIPVTRAIIGTTIGSTATIFSLAASAAPFFARLVETALNGVEGGIVEAAKAMGSTNRQIIFQVLLPEALPSLIQAMTTTIINLIGYTAMAGALGGGGLGAVAQRYGYYRRQEDLLWASVIVIVLLVQIIQLAGNKLARSIDKR encoded by the coding sequence ATGATAACGGAAATTCTCACGCAGGCCACATTGGAGACGTTTTACATGGTCTTTTTCGGAGCCGCCTTTGCCTTTATCATAGGCACACCGATAGGCATTCTGCTCTATCTGACGCAAGAGGGCGGGCTGTCGGAAAAGCCGGTACTCTACCGTGTGGTGGATGTCATTGTCAACATCGCTCGCTCCATCCCATACGTTATTTTGATGATCCTGCTCATTCCTGTGACGCGCGCGATCATCGGCACGACCATCGGCTCGACAGCTACGATCTTTTCGCTGGCCGCCTCTGCGGCGCCGTTCTTCGCGCGGCTGGTGGAAACGGCATTAAACGGCGTGGAAGGCGGAATTGTGGAAGCGGCAAAGGCGATGGGTTCCACCAATCGACAGATTATCTTTCAGGTACTGCTTCCGGAGGCGCTTCCGAGCCTCATTCAAGCCATGACCACAACCATCATTAACCTTATCGGCTATACGGCTATGGCGGGTGCGCTCGGTGGCGGTGGCTTGGGTGCGGTAGCGCAACGCTACGGCTACTATCGACGTCAGGAAGATTTGCTTTGGGCTTCTGTCATTGTCATCGTGCTGCTCGTACAGATCATCCAACTCGCGGGCAACAAGCTTGCCCGGTCTATTGATAAACGGTAA
- a CDS encoding MetQ/NlpA family ABC transporter substrate-binding protein, producing MKKSLLALLFALALIFTACGNSAPKKDDSKEAQSAAPESSVSQEASSGAEQQTIKIGVSPVPHAEIVEAVKDNLAKRGINLEIVTFDDYVIPNQALASGEIDANFFQHLPYLDAFKKENNLKLVSIGAVHLEPLAAYSTKYKSLEELPEGAKVLIPNDVSNGARALLLLAKHNLIKLDDPTNINVTEANITENPKKLTFVPMEAAALARTYQDADLALINSNFALAENLNPIKDNLVIEDKDSPYANIVAVREGEENEEKFKILMEELQSETVKKFINDKYQGAIVPAF from the coding sequence ATGAAAAAATCACTTTTAGCACTGCTTTTTGCACTGGCCCTTATCTTTACGGCCTGCGGAAATTCCGCTCCGAAGAAGGACGACTCGAAAGAGGCGCAAAGCGCTGCACCGGAATCCTCCGTATCACAGGAAGCCTCGAGCGGCGCAGAACAACAGACCATTAAAATCGGCGTCAGCCCGGTTCCGCACGCAGAAATCGTGGAAGCGGTGAAAGACAATCTTGCCAAGCGCGGTATTAACCTGGAAATTGTCACGTTTGATGACTATGTGATTCCCAACCAGGCTCTTGCCAGTGGCGAAATCGACGCCAACTTCTTCCAACATCTGCCGTATCTGGATGCCTTCAAGAAAGAAAACAACCTGAAATTGGTCAGCATCGGCGCCGTCCATCTGGAACCGCTGGCTGCCTATTCCACCAAATACAAATCGTTGGAAGAGCTGCCGGAAGGCGCCAAGGTTCTTATTCCGAATGATGTTTCTAACGGTGCGCGTGCGCTGCTGCTGCTGGCGAAACACAATCTCATCAAATTGGATGACCCGACCAACATTAACGTGACCGAAGCCAATATCACGGAAAATCCCAAGAAATTGACCTTTGTTCCGATGGAAGCGGCTGCCTTGGCGCGCACCTATCAGGATGCTGATCTCGCGCTGATCAATTCCAATTTTGCGCTGGCAGAAAACCTCAATCCGATCAAAGACAATTTGGTCATCGAAGATAAAGACAGCCCCTATGCCAATATCGTTGCGGTGCGCGAAGGGGAAGAGAACGAAGAAAAATTCAAAATTCTGATGGAAGAACTGCAGTCCGAAACGGTGAAAAAATTCATCAACGACAAGTACCAGGGTGCTATCGTTCCGGCATTCTAA
- a CDS encoding VWA domain-containing protein: protein MKKKLVSIISISLALLLLASGCTNKKESRSDDAQKAVTTEKKEDTAKSSSDKGEQETDSAQQGKSEEDYQRKEGVNGPLPAVNYTYDAIVDAAGGICRFPSVYEEHYQENVKTWNQQVKEEVKKIAPKLTEDASDKEIQHLFQQFLYIAGNDYPVFEPIERYSYVVFKKDGEDPFTHKKINENVNVNLEIALDCSGSMANTIDGKTMMEIAKQSIGDVLSKMPEKAKVGLRVFGHKGNNEESGKQESCAACELLHPMETLDKKKLETSLKPINPTGWTCIAKSIEEGVNDLSSFKGEKDLNILFIVTDGIETCGGDPVAMAKKLKGDHTNIVLGIIGFNVDANQNLVLKQIADAAGGYYASANDAASLTGELQTIHELAYSTYKWQELDTALLNTLKGFHTGCLSHNKIHLQNGPIAEKNSLTTLLSYAGAPDVGLFPSGSQVEKKLRTLIEERYQKITALFEEEAAKREKESQDYFAAITPRLGETVAVIPMTSRVNPSSDYWKDYSNKGGNNQSQQEDTNRLEESVHPDSK from the coding sequence ATGAAAAAAAAGCTTGTTTCCATCATAAGCATCTCGCTTGCTCTCTTGCTCCTGGCAAGTGGCTGCACAAATAAGAAGGAATCCCGCAGCGACGACGCGCAGAAGGCAGTTACGACAGAAAAAAAGGAGGACACTGCAAAATCTTCCTCTGACAAAGGCGAGCAGGAAACGGACTCTGCTCAACAAGGAAAATCGGAAGAGGATTACCAGCGAAAAGAAGGGGTCAATGGGCCCTTACCTGCGGTGAACTATACCTATGATGCCATTGTCGATGCGGCCGGTGGGATTTGCAGGTTTCCCAGCGTCTATGAAGAACACTACCAGGAAAATGTTAAAACCTGGAATCAGCAGGTGAAAGAAGAAGTCAAAAAGATTGCGCCGAAGCTGACCGAAGATGCAAGCGATAAAGAAATACAGCATCTTTTTCAACAGTTCCTCTATATTGCCGGCAATGATTATCCGGTTTTTGAACCGATTGAACGCTATTCCTACGTGGTGTTCAAGAAAGATGGGGAAGACCCTTTCACCCATAAAAAAATCAATGAAAATGTCAATGTCAATCTCGAAATCGCTCTGGATTGTTCCGGTTCCATGGCCAATACCATTGATGGAAAAACCATGATGGAGATTGCTAAGCAGTCCATTGGCGACGTGCTTTCCAAAATGCCGGAAAAGGCAAAAGTGGGGCTTCGCGTTTTCGGCCACAAGGGGAATAATGAGGAAAGCGGAAAACAGGAATCCTGTGCGGCGTGTGAGCTTCTTCATCCGATGGAAACGTTGGACAAGAAAAAATTGGAGACGTCGCTGAAACCGATCAACCCGACCGGATGGACCTGCATTGCCAAATCCATTGAAGAAGGGGTGAACGATCTATCTTCCTTTAAGGGAGAAAAAGATCTCAATATTCTTTTTATTGTCACGGATGGCATCGAAACGTGTGGCGGCGATCCGGTCGCCATGGCCAAGAAGTTGAAAGGAGATCACACCAATATCGTTCTCGGTATCATCGGCTTTAACGTCGATGCAAACCAAAATCTCGTACTAAAACAGATTGCGGATGCTGCCGGAGGATACTATGCCTCGGCAAATGACGCGGCAAGTCTGACCGGAGAATTGCAAACCATCCATGAGCTGGCCTATTCTACCTATAAATGGCAGGAGCTGGACACAGCGCTGTTGAATACGCTCAAGGGTTTTCATACGGGGTGCTTATCCCATAACAAAATTCACTTACAAAATGGACCCATTGCGGAGAAAAATTCTCTGACCACGCTACTTTCCTATGCCGGTGCGCCGGATGTGGGCCTTTTTCCCTCCGGAAGTCAGGTGGAAAAGAAACTGCGGACGCTGATTGAGGAGCGCTATCAAAAAATTACCGCTCTCTTTGAAGAAGAAGCTGCCAAGAGAGAGAAGGAATCCCAAGACTATTTTGCAGCCATTACCCCTCGCCTCGGAGAGACCGTTGCGGTGATTCCGATGACGAGTCGCGTCAATCCGAGCAGTGACTATTGGAAAGACTATTCCAACAAAGGGGGGAACAACCAATCGCAGCAAGAAGATACCAATCGTCTGGAAGAAAGCGTCCATCCGGACAGCAAGTAG
- a CDS encoding RidA family protein, with translation MKVVDTKKAPGAIGPYAQAQITGNLVYTSGQLPVNPETGEMPKTIEEQTKQSCENVKAILEAAGTDMTHVVKTLCFLADINDFAAFNAVYADYFTNTPARSCIAVKDIPKGALCEIEVIAEIEA, from the coding sequence ATGAAGGTTGTAGATACGAAAAAAGCGCCGGGAGCCATCGGCCCCTATGCGCAGGCACAAATTACCGGAAATCTGGTATATACTTCGGGACAGCTGCCGGTCAATCCGGAAACCGGCGAGATGCCCAAGACGATTGAAGAGCAGACAAAACAGAGCTGTGAGAACGTAAAAGCGATTTTGGAAGCGGCGGGAACGGATATGACGCACGTTGTAAAAACCCTTTGCTTCCTTGCCGACATCAACGATTTCGCCGCCTTTAATGCGGTGTATGCGGACTATTTCACGAACACGCCGGCCAGAAGTTGCATCGCGGTGAAGGATATTCCAAAAGGGGCCCTTTGCGAGATTGAGGTCATCGCGGAAATCGAAGCGTAA
- a CDS encoding cytidine/deoxycytidylate deaminase family protein, with the protein MARKSWNQYFMEMARTVAERGTCDRAYVGCVLVNAEHRIVSTGYNGSVAGNPHCDEIGHTMRDGHCIATIHAEMNALLYCAKSGISVNGCTCYVTHFPCLNCTKSLIQAGIQKIYYRECYRMDDYAIELLERNHIPYEQLKDENEEAADHR; encoded by the coding sequence ATGGCACGCAAAAGCTGGAACCAATACTTTATGGAAATGGCACGAACCGTTGCGGAACGCGGCACCTGTGACCGAGCTTACGTGGGCTGTGTGCTGGTAAACGCGGAGCATCGTATCGTCTCCACGGGGTACAACGGCTCTGTTGCAGGCAATCCGCACTGTGACGAAATCGGTCACACCATGCGCGACGGTCATTGCATTGCCACCATTCATGCTGAAATGAACGCGCTGCTCTATTGCGCCAAGTCGGGCATTTCGGTCAACGGCTGCACCTGCTATGTCACCCATTTCCCCTGTCTCAACTGTACGAAATCCTTAATCCAGGCGGGAATTCAAAAAATCTACTATCGGGAATGCTATCGCATGGACGACTATGCGATCGAACTGTTGGAGCGCAATCATATTCCGTATGAACAGCTGAAAGACGAAAACGAAGAAGCGGCCGACCACCGGTAG
- a CDS encoding 5-formyltetrahydrofolate cyclo-ligase → MNDMHSAPSRAKEEKKAFRQEIKNRWKALEETYLQEASKTICDAIRQLPEYQKAKTVFCFVSMERELNTSTLLDAILADGKTLVVPRVLAMGKMALHPITSLDTLKKSRFGIPEPPEDAPTVSPQDVDFTVVPCLSATLAGERLGRGGGFYDRFLADYTGDTALVCFHKLLSESVPMDPWDVPLPVVVTEEGTWRAK, encoded by the coding sequence ATGAACGATATGCATTCCGCCCCTTCCCGGGCAAAAGAAGAAAAGAAGGCCTTTCGTCAGGAGATTAAGAATCGTTGGAAGGCTTTGGAAGAAACCTATCTGCAAGAAGCCAGTAAGACCATTTGCGACGCGATCCGGCAATTGCCGGAATATCAAAAGGCCAAAACCGTTTTTTGCTTTGTATCGATGGAACGGGAGTTGAATACGTCGACCTTGTTAGATGCCATTCTTGCGGATGGGAAGACCCTTGTGGTTCCGCGTGTTCTTGCGATGGGGAAGATGGCGCTTCATCCCATCACCTCGTTGGATACATTGAAGAAAAGCCGTTTCGGCATTCCGGAACCGCCGGAAGATGCTCCCACGGTATCGCCGCAGGACGTAGATTTTACCGTGGTACCCTGTCTCAGTGCAACGCTTGCGGGGGAACGTCTGGGGCGTGGCGGCGGCTTTTATGATCGCTTTTTAGCCGACTACACAGGCGATACGGCGTTGGTCTGTTTTCACAAACTGCTTTCGGAGAGCGTGCCCATGGATCCTTGGGATGTGCCGCTTCCCGTTGTGGTGACGGAAGAGGGGACTTGGCGCGCAAAATAA
- a CDS encoding epoxyqueuosine reductase QueH, with translation MEKVNYQKKLEKTLEALERTQEVPRLLLHSCCGPCSSYVLEYLSRYFEITVYYFNPNIYPPEEYAFREQEQKRLLSAMPSPHPLHFLPAAYHPEDYFAAVKGMEDLPEKGDRCRVCFTLRLEATAKVAKEQGFDYFTTTLSLSPHKNAELLNEIGGTLAEQYGVSYLFSDFKKKNGFKRSTELSAQYGMYRQDYCGCLFSYRARHVEKPNA, from the coding sequence ATGGAAAAGGTGAATTACCAAAAAAAGCTGGAGAAAACCCTGGAAGCCCTGGAACGCACACAAGAAGTGCCACGCCTCCTCTTGCACAGCTGTTGCGGACCGTGCAGCAGCTATGTGCTCGAGTATCTGTCCCGCTATTTTGAAATCACGGTGTATTATTTTAATCCGAATATCTATCCGCCGGAAGAATATGCGTTCCGCGAACAGGAGCAAAAACGGTTGCTTTCAGCCATGCCTTCTCCCCATCCCCTTCATTTTCTGCCGGCTGCCTATCATCCGGAGGACTATTTTGCGGCTGTAAAAGGCATGGAAGACCTGCCGGAAAAAGGCGACCGCTGCCGTGTCTGCTTCACACTGCGTCTGGAAGCCACGGCGAAGGTCGCCAAAGAACAAGGTTTCGATTACTTTACCACGACGCTTTCGCTCTCGCCGCATAAAAATGCAGAATTGCTAAATGAAATCGGGGGCACCTTAGCCGAACAATATGGCGTGTCGTATCTCTTTTCCGACTTCAAAAAGAAAAACGGTTTCAAGCGTTCCACGGAGCTGAGCGCCCAATACGGCATGTATCGCCAGGACTATTGCGGGTGTCTCTTTTCCTACCGCGCACGGCACGTCGAAAAGCCGAACGCATAA
- a CDS encoding aspartate kinase, whose amino-acid sequence MKVAKFGGSSLADAAQFRKVMDIIRAEKERSVIVVSAPGKRTPGGHKVTDMLYLTHQLATIDMGGNEVFSSIAERYLTIRDALGLAYPLERDLEEVKRRIFAGASADYAASRGEYLSAKLLAAALNFHFVDAAKIIRFDESGSLDLPTSLALTAEVLKEGHFVVPGFYGAKENGDIVTFSRGGSDITGSILAAALHAPVYENWTDVSGFLAADPRIVNDPKPIEVITYEELHELSYMGAQVLHEDAVYPAHHAGVPIHIRNTNAPNEPGTRIVPKKEDSPRIVTGISGKNGFMLVHVEKRHAAGDSGFLRRLVSVFEANGCAVEHMPSSIDTVSVIVREDPFRSKQKKILEEISIFCEPDAIAVEDYITLLAVVGEGMAKRAGVAARLFTALGKAGISVRMILQGASELNIIIGVAKDDFAKAIGALYREFFKEEL is encoded by the coding sequence ATGAAGGTTGCAAAATTCGGCGGTTCGTCGTTGGCGGATGCTGCCCAGTTTCGAAAAGTAATGGACATTATCCGCGCAGAGAAGGAGCGAAGCGTGATCGTGGTTTCGGCTCCGGGGAAACGAACGCCGGGCGGACATAAAGTGACCGACATGCTCTATCTTACGCATCAGCTGGCAACTATTGATATGGGCGGCAACGAGGTGTTTTCCTCCATTGCGGAGCGCTATTTGACGATTCGGGATGCTTTGGGGTTGGCCTATCCGCTCGAAAGAGATTTGGAAGAAGTAAAGCGGCGTATCTTTGCCGGTGCGTCAGCGGATTATGCTGCCAGTCGCGGCGAATATCTTTCGGCCAAGCTCTTGGCTGCAGCCCTTAATTTTCATTTCGTGGATGCAGCGAAAATCATACGCTTCGATGAATCCGGCAGTCTGGACTTACCAACCAGCTTGGCACTGACCGCAGAAGTGTTAAAAGAGGGTCATTTTGTTGTGCCGGGATTTTACGGCGCCAAAGAGAATGGCGATATTGTCACCTTTTCGCGTGGCGGTTCCGATATTACGGGATCGATTTTGGCAGCCGCGCTGCATGCGCCGGTATATGAAAACTGGACGGATGTTTCCGGCTTCTTGGCGGCAGATCCGCGCATTGTAAACGATCCGAAACCCATCGAAGTCATCACCTACGAAGAATTGCATGAATTAAGTTATATGGGCGCGCAGGTTTTGCATGAAGATGCGGTCTATCCGGCGCATCATGCCGGGGTGCCGATTCATATTCGCAATACCAATGCACCGAATGAGCCGGGGACGCGCATTGTACCGAAAAAAGAGGATTCGCCGCGCATCGTGACCGGTATTTCCGGCAAAAACGGCTTCATGCTCGTGCATGTGGAAAAACGCCATGCGGCCGGCGATTCCGGCTTTTTACGTCGTCTGGTCTCCGTTTTTGAAGCGAACGGCTGTGCCGTGGAACACATGCCCTCTTCGATTGATACGGTGTCGGTCATCGTTCGAGAAGATCCCTTCCGCAGCAAGCAGAAAAAGATACTGGAAGAAATCTCAATTTTCTGTGAACCGGATGCCATCGCCGTGGAGGATTACATCACCTTATTGGCGGTGGTCGGCGAAGGCATGGCCAAGCGCGCGGGCGTTGCGGCTCGGCTTTTCACCGCTCTTGGCAAGGCAGGCATTTCGGTGCGCATGATTTTGCAGGGGGCCAGTGAGCTTAACATCATCATTGGCGTGGCCAAAGATGATTTTGCGAAGGCGATTGGTGCCTTGTATCGCGAATTTTTCAAGGAGGAACTATGA
- a CDS encoding aspartate-semialdehyde dehydrogenase: protein MKRYNVAVVGATGLVGRTMLKVLEERHFPVQELFPLATKKSAGKKLPFQGQEWVVEELTESSFSRPIDFALFSAGASTSAQFAPIAAKQGVLVIDNSSQWRQVEGIPLVVPEVNPEVLDGYHGIIANPNCSTIQCMAILRVLRDAYGLKRVVYSTYQAAAGAGVKGLHDLENGTTTTFDVPLLKNVIPRIDVFLPDGYTKEEWKMIHETQKILDLPELPVTATCVRVPVDYGHSVAMDVELEKDFLVEEIRRALASVEGLVVKDDPSNLVYPTPLDCKHRDTIFVGRIRRDISRPNTVHLWCVADNIRKGAATNTVQIAEAWLSRNVKEA from the coding sequence ATGAAACGCTATAACGTAGCGGTCGTCGGTGCGACGGGCTTAGTGGGACGAACGATGCTCAAGGTGTTGGAGGAACGTCATTTTCCCGTGCAAGAGCTATTTCCCTTGGCAACGAAAAAATCCGCCGGCAAGAAGCTTCCTTTTCAGGGGCAGGAATGGGTGGTGGAAGAGCTGACCGAATCCTCGTTTTCTCGGCCAATCGATTTTGCCCTCTTTTCCGCAGGAGCATCTACCAGCGCGCAATTTGCGCCCATCGCGGCAAAGCAGGGCGTGCTCGTGATTGACAACAGCTCGCAGTGGCGACAGGTGGAAGGCATTCCGCTGGTCGTTCCGGAAGTCAATCCCGAGGTGCTCGACGGCTATCACGGGATAATCGCCAACCCCAACTGTTCGACCATTCAGTGCATGGCCATATTGCGCGTGTTGCGGGATGCCTATGGATTAAAGCGCGTCGTGTATTCCACGTATCAGGCCGCTGCCGGTGCAGGTGTTAAGGGCTTGCACGATCTGGAAAATGGAACGACGACAACCTTTGATGTGCCGCTACTGAAGAATGTGATTCCCCGTATCGACGTCTTCCTTCCGGACGGATACACCAAAGAAGAATGGAAGATGATCCATGAAACGCAAAAGATTTTAGATCTTCCCGAGCTTCCCGTGACGGCGACGTGTGTGCGCGTGCCGGTAGATTACGGCCACAGTGTGGCCATGGACGTGGAGCTGGAGAAGGACTTTTTGGTGGAGGAAATTCGTCGGGCACTCGCTTCTGTGGAGGGTCTGGTCGTGAAAGACGATCCGTCGAATCTCGTGTATCCGACGCCGCTGGATTGCAAGCACCGCGATACCATTTTTGTCGGGCGTATTCGTCGGGACATTTCCCGTCCCAATACGGTTCATCTCTGGTGTGTGGCAGACAATATTCGAAAAGGCGCGGCGACCAATACGGTGCAGATTGCGGAAGCTTGGCTCTCGCGTAACGTCAAGGAGGCCTAA